GGCCAGGAGCCCATGACCAGAattgggtggggggcggtgggaggAGGGACAGACTGGGTGAAAGGGTGTGGGGGCGGGCCCCTGTTGGAAGAATGAGGAAGTCTGGTGGAGAAGGGATGGAAGGAGTGTGGCAAAACATCAGAGAAGCTGAACTGGGGATGGTGAAGGGGGAGGGGGGGCCATTAAAACTGGACCACATatgggaaagggaaagagaaggagcATAGCATTAAAAGAAAATGGATCACAGACAGTGAAAGGGGGAGGACAGAGACACACAGCAGAAAAATTGGATCAGAGATGGTAAAaggaggagtggggagagggggacATGGAAGATAAACTGACTCAGAGACAgtgaagagggaggggaagggcatACAGCAGAGAATTGGCCCAGAAAGGGTACCCAAGTCACACATGGCTGTGCATGCCTAGGTTTCTACTTAGATTCTAGTGAGACCCCAATCCTGGCTGGAGAGGAGGGGGCCAGAGCCCTGAAGAATCAGGAAAAGGGGTATCTAGGAATAGAGATTAAGAAgttaaatgaaggaaataataataattcactgTTGGTGATAAGCTGATCTCTGGGGAACCATGTAACATGTTAGAAACACATGGGTTTAACATCCTAATAGAATTACATGGACACAGACACTTGACACTGTCATACATACACATCACATGATCACAGGCCCCCAGTACCCAGGCACAGTATTATGTGGCCACAGGTCCTCAGTACCCAGACCACACCATCACCTGGACACGAGCTCTCAGACAGACACACAACATTATGTGGACACATACCCATAACACCCAAATATATAACATCATGTGACAACAGGCCATCAGCAACCAGATATAGTATCATTTGGATGTGGGCCTTTAACCCCCAGACACACAATGTCTTTTGTGAACACTCAGAGACACAACATCACTTGGGTATAGACTCCCAGCACCCAAACACACAGCAGATATGAACCATGGCAGGGCCACCTAATATagaggtttgatatttttaaacacaGGCTCTCACCACATGGTATCATGGGAATAAAAGTATGGGTCTTGTTGCATGACCTACTTGCTCCACATACATCACATGAGCACAAAAGGAATTCTGCTCCAGCCTCTCTTTTGTTCTGCCCTGCATAGCCCTGCCtggccttccttccctccttctcattGAACAGTCACTCCTTGACCTAAACTGCTCCCTCCATCAGTTCCTCAACCACCCCAAAATTTCAATCTTGATCAACCAACGCGATGAAGACATTTTCCGCTACTTGACCAACCTGCAGGTCAGGCCAAAGAGATCTTTTCTACTAGGACTGGGCAAGGAATCTGGTCCTTGGAGGTGAGGGGGGATTGGGTGGGAGGGGCCACAGTGTGGTGGGAATTCCACCATTACCCCCACCCTGAGCAGGTACAGGATCTCAGACATATCTCCATGGGCTACAAAATGAAGCTATACTTCCAGACAAACCCCTACTTCACAAATATGGTGATTGTCAAGGAGTTCCAGCGCAACCGCTCAGGTAAGAGGTAGCCCCAGAGCAAATTCATCCCTCCATCTAACCTTGTCCAGTGCCCTCTCTATAGCCTCCTTTTTCCCCAGGCCGACTGGTGTCTCACTCCACCCCAATTCGCTGGCACCGGGGCCAGGAACCTCGGGCCCACAGGCACGGGAACCAGGACGCCAATCACAGCTTCTTCAGCTGGTTCTCAAACCATAGCCTCCCAGAGGCTGACAGGATTGCTGAGGTGGGGCCCCTCCTGGCATTACCAGGGAAAACCTTGCTAGGCTTACCCTTAGGTGCCTGGGGGATTGGGAGTAGCCTCTGGGACTTGTGCTCATAGCTCTCTTCCCCTGTCTCTTTCAACAGATTATCAAGAATGACCTGTGGGTTAACCCTGTGCGTTACTACATGAtgggagaagggggctacagaacAAGcagaaagaagcaagaaaaagaagaaaggtgatGGCAGAGGGTTGATGGCTGAGAGGTGGTTTGTTAAGGGTGGGGCAAAGACTAAGCTAGTGTCACACAGTATTCATAGAGCCAACAGGGACCTTTGAGATGATCCAATCCAATATGTTTTACAAGTGGGTAAAACATATTGCCTAGAAATGGGGTGTGATTGGCTGAGGTTATGCTCTCAGGGGCAGAAATGGGACTCTCCCCACCTAGCCTCATCCCTGGGAACCCTTGTAGCCTATTGCCTCCCCTGTTACCACCTTTCAGTGTTTGTCTGCTCTGGGTACATCACCTCCCACCAACCCTATACTCAACCCCAGACTTCCCCACAGTAAAAACAAGGATGAATATGAAGTGGTGATCATGGATGACTCTGATGACTATCACATCATGGAAGACATTATTGGAGAGACCTCAGACAGTGATGGTATCACCGACAATGAGACCATTCATGACGTCAAGATCTCTGACTTCATGGAGACTACTGACTGCTTCGAGACCACTGACAACGAGATAACTGACATCAGTGAGAGCCTCTGTGACAGCGAGTGCCCTGGCCACAATGAGACCACCGACAACAATGAAAGCCCCAATGACAACGAAACCACTGATAACAATGAGAGTGCTGATGACAAGGAGAGTACCAATGACAATAGTGAGAACCCTGAAGATGACAACACTGATGAGAACGAAGAGAACCCTGATGACAACGATGAGAATGCTGATGAGAACCCCAATGGTGATGAGAACCCCAAAGATGGCAACCAAAGGAGCAATGGCAACAACCAGGACAGCAGTGACAGTGACAATGAAGGAGACAATGATGGCAGTGATATTGAAGATAATGATGGCAATGAAGGTGACAACGAAGGTAGTGATGATGATGGCAACGAAGGTGACAATGAAGGCAGTGATGATGACGACCGAGACATTGAAGACTACGAGAATTACCTTGAAGACCCTGACAAGGATCACCATAACAATACCGACCAGGATGACTATGAGGATGAAGTAGAGAACATCTCTGAAGAAGAATCGTcagtggaggaagaggaggagggcagTGAGGAAGGTGAGCGGGACCCTTaccttttatgttttgtttttttctttgaaccCTCATCTTTTGTCTTACCTCCTTTCTCTTCTGTCAGAGAAAATCCAGCCAGGGTCAGAGTATCAAGGCATGAGCACAATCTGCTcttgtggagaaaagaaaaaaacattctcagtaagtttttaaattaagcaaggccaggaaatatttaatttacaaacataacaaaaccaaagaaacaaaTTTCAGTTCTTGGTGATAGGCAGATAGGTTGTAACAGAGCACAAGAcaaatgaagcagagagaaaagatagGAGGTAGTGGGTGGTAAATTAAGACAGGTTCACACACAGAGGGAAACAAGTGGCAAACACATTGTAATTCAGCACACTCTGTACCCAGCCCTGGCCTTCTGGGAACTCCCAGGCTTGCTTGGGGAGCTGGGGGTGAAGTGAACAGTGTGCTCAGTGATCCCAGAGGAGGGAGGAGCTAATCGTATCTCCAAGAATTAGGAAGGGGAGaactagagaaagaaagtaaCATTTGAATTGGAGGCTGCCTTCACATTAAGGAGCATTATGGGGCATTCTTGGTGGAAGGGATCACATGAAAAAGAACCTAGAAGGCTGAAAATGCATAGTCTGTTTGTCAGGGTTTACCAAGTTGT
The nucleotide sequence above comes from Bos javanicus breed banteng chromosome X, ARS-OSU_banteng_1.0, whole genome shotgun sequence. Encoded proteins:
- the TSPYL2 gene encoding testis-specific Y-encoded-like protein 2 — encoded protein: MDRADEGPPAKARRLSGSEPPQSELLLPPPPPPPPPPLLRLPLPPPQQRPRLQEETEAAQVLADMRGVGLGPALPPPPPYVILEEGGIRAYFTLGAGGPGWEPAVESGYGESPPLAESLETLSPSEVSGESLEIDFQVTEPSSFAGEKALETCSAGGRGYQRLAGPRGREETVIIVEDDDEDEKESVRKRRRRRKRKPRKVKRESPEKNAEKIECILQALENIQLDLEAVNIKAGKAFLRLKRKFIQMRRPFLERRDLIIQNIPGFWVKAFLNHPKISILINQRDEDIFRYLTNLQVQDLRHISMGYKMKLYFQTNPYFTNMVIVKEFQRNRSGRLVSHSTPIRWHRGQEPRAHRHGNQDANHSFFSWFSNHSLPEADRIAEIIKNDLWVNPVRYYMMGEGGYRTSRKKQEKEESKNKDEYEVVIMDDSDDYHIMEDIIGETSDSDGITDNETIHDVKISDFMETTDCFETTDNEITDISESLCDSECPGHNETTDNNESPNDNETTDNNESADDKESTNDNSENPEDDNTDENEENPDDNDENADENPNGDENPKDGNQRSNGNNQDSSDSDNEGDNDGSDIEDNDGNEGDNEGSDDDGNEGDNEGSDDDDRDIEDYENYLEDPDKDHHNNTDQDDYEDEVENISEEESSVEEEEEGSEEGSEQGENSNEEGIEDDSGEDSEDSDMEKVLQVQNPWAIPGKRGQMG